AGGTTTTCCCGAATGGTATATAAATCAAGCAGAGCCTGCGTGGGGTGAGCATGCCAACCATCGCCGGCATTGATGACCGATCCCTCCAGGTGCTGGGCCACTAGATAAGGGGCGCCAGATTGAGGATGACGTATCACGATGATATCCGCTCCCAGTGCCTGAAGAGTCTTGATCGTATCAACCAGCGATTCCCCCTTGACCACTGAACTAGCCGAGGTGGCGACATTGACCACATCGGCCGAAAGGTTCTTCGCCGCCAGCTCAAATGATATCCGTGTCCGCGTGCTGGCCTCGTAGAAGAGGTTCACGACTGTCTTGCCACGCAGCGCTGGCACCTTCTTGATCGGCCGCGACAAAATCTCCTTCATCGCGTCAGCAGTCTCTAGAACTTCGCTGATCTCCTCTGGCGTAAAATCATCCAGGTCTAGTATATCCTTGCGCTTCATACCCTCCCCCTTTGCTAACCTATTTCAGATATTAAAAAGACCTGCTGGCTGCTGTCCACCTCAGCCAGCAGGTCTGATGATGACCACACGATCTTCGCCATCCGTTTCCTTCAGGCGAACCCGCACCTCCTCATCACGAGAGGTAGGCACGTTCTTGCCGATGTAGTCCGGTCGAATAGGCAACTCACGGTGCCCCCTATCAATCAGAACGGCTAGCTGGACTAGCCGGGGACGACCGAAGTCGATGACCTCATCGATCGCTGCCCGCACCGAGCGTCCTGTGTACAGGACATCATCGACGAGCACGATCCGCTTGTCGTTTAGGTTTACGGGGATATTTGTGCTCCGAACAACTGGGTGGGGTCGGCGTAGCTCCAGATCATCGCGATAAAGGGTGATATCCAACTCCCCCACCGGCACCTCCGCTCCCTCAAACTCCCCCAGGTTAGTAGCGAGGCGTCGTGCCAGCGGCACACCTCTTGTGCGCATACCGATCAACACCACGTCCTGCACACCCTGGTTACGCTCAATGATCTCGTGAGCGATCCTAATCAGCGCTCGCCGAACGTCCTCTTCAGACATAATCGTCTTCTCTTGCAAGACTACCTCCCTTCTGAACACAAAAAAACTTCTTGTCCAGCCCATAAACTGGCAAGAAGTTTGCTTCCCACGCCTTTCCTCCCTTACCAGCCTCACCGGGCTGATTTAAAGGTGAACCTTTGTATCCCTCAGGCGCTGTACTAACGCCCTTTCTAAGTAATATTATACCACGATCACCAGCCCTTTGCAACAACTAGCCAAACGAGCCTAAAGCTTTTTTATCTCTCCCCCCAGATGATATACTGGATACAAAGCGATTCCTACCGTAACCCGGCTTGGCCTATCTGGACTGGCTCAGTTATTACCAATATGCCATTTGAGGCGGTAGTTTGCGAAAGGAACTAATGATATGAGGTTATTGATCGTATCAAACAGGCTACCGATCACTGTAACAGAAAAAGATGGCAAGTTGAGATTTCAACAAAGCCCTGGAGGGCTTGTCTCTGGTTTAAGCGCATATTTGGATTCATTGAAAAGTTCCCCCTTCGCCAAGCTTGAGCACCTATGGATTGGCTGGCCTGGGATTGCGGTCGAGGACAAAGAAAAGCTAAGATTAAAAGCGCCGGCTCAATTTCACGCTTATCCCGTTTTCCTCTCTGAAGAAGCTATGGAAAGATTTTACCACGGATTTTGCAATAAGATCATCTGGCCTCTCTTTCACTATTTTCCTTCCTATGCTGTGTATGATGAAGACTATTGGGTCCACTACACGCGGGTAAATGAAACTTTTTGTGACGCGGTTATGGAGATCGTCAAACCAGGTGATGTGGTATGGGTACATGATTATCATCTCATGCTCCTTCCTAAACTTTTAAGAAAAAAGATGCCCAGTCTGCCCATAGGATTTTTTCTGCACATTCCCTTCCCGGTTTTTGAAGTATTCCGACTCCTGCCAGCACAATGGCGCAGGGAAATTTTAGAAGGTCTTTTAGGTGCAGATCTTATTGGATTTCATACCCACGATTACACCCAATACTTCTTGAAATGTGTCCTGCGCATCTTGGGTTATGAACACGATATGGGACGGATTATGACCGGTGATCATATGGTGAAAGTAGATACATTCCCAATGGGCATAGGTTTTCAAAGATTTCATAATGCCGTAAACAGCCCAGAGATACAAAGGGAGATAGGCAAACTCAAAAAGACGCTCGCAGATTTTAGGGTCATCCTGTCCGTAGATCGACTGGATTATACAAAGGGTATTAGCAACCGCTTGCAAGGTTACGAGGTCTTCCTCGAGAAAAATCCACAATGGCACAAGAGAGTAATCCTTGTTTTGGTAGTTGTTCCCTCACGCATAGGGGTAGAACACTACCAGCAGATGAAAAGGCAGATAGATGAACTGGTAGGAAAAATTAATGGCAGATTTGGTAGCGTTCATTGGACGCCGATATTGTATCAATATAAATTCTTACCATTTCAGCCCTTAGTTGCTCTATACAGTATCAGTGATATAGCACTAATTACACCCTTAAGAGATGGTATGAACCTCGTTGCAAAGGAATATGTTGCGGCCAGAACGGATAAAACGGGTGTTTTAATCCTTAGTGAGATG
This genomic stretch from Chloroflexota bacterium harbors:
- the pyrR gene encoding bifunctional pyr operon transcriptional regulator/uracil phosphoribosyltransferase PyrR, which produces MQEKTIMSEEDVRRALIRIAHEIIERNQGVQDVVLIGMRTRGVPLARRLATNLGEFEGAEVPVGELDITLYRDDLELRRPHPVVRSTNIPVNLNDKRIVLVDDVLYTGRSVRAAIDEVIDFGRPRLVQLAVLIDRGHRELPIRPDYIGKNVPTSRDEEVRVRLKETDGEDRVVIIRPAG
- a CDS encoding bifunctional alpha,alpha-trehalose-phosphate synthase (UDP-forming)/trehalose-phosphatase; the protein is MRLLIVSNRLPITVTEKDGKLRFQQSPGGLVSGLSAYLDSLKSSPFAKLEHLWIGWPGIAVEDKEKLRLKAPAQFHAYPVFLSEEAMERFYHGFCNKIIWPLFHYFPSYAVYDEDYWVHYTRVNETFCDAVMEIVKPGDVVWVHDYHLMLLPKLLRKKMPSLPIGFFLHIPFPVFEVFRLLPAQWRREILEGLLGADLIGFHTHDYTQYFLKCVLRILGYEHDMGRIMTGDHMVKVDTFPMGIGFQRFHNAVNSPEIQREIGKLKKTLADFRVILSVDRLDYTKGISNRLQGYEVFLEKNPQWHKRVILVLVVVPSRIGVEHYQQMKRQIDELVGKINGRFGSVHWTPILYQYKFLPFQPLVALYSISDIALITPLRDGMNLVAKEYVAARTDKTGVLILSEMAGASKELGEAIIINPNNTEEIANALKEALEMPEEEQVKRNQAMRARLERYDVVRWADDFIQALLSIKEMQKRLDARLLGSKARGQLIKDFNGARRRLIFLDYDGTLVPLVDTPQKAKPTEELLQIIKRLSEDHQTEIVLISGRAKDTLEIWFGMLNVGLVAEHGAWLKEKNGDWRMLKPLANDWRSHLLPLLETYVDRLPGSFIEEKEFAIAWHYRKADPELGPIRANELMDDLVSFTANIDVQVLQGNKVVEIRNAGVNKGAAGLCWISKDKFDFIMATGDDWTDEELFRILPEAAYSIRVGMTQSHARFNLHNHAEVLNLIMEIIK